A window from Salvelinus fontinalis isolate EN_2023a chromosome 8, ASM2944872v1, whole genome shotgun sequence encodes these proteins:
- the LOC129860916 gene encoding UDP-glucuronosyltransferase 2A1-like, which yields MQVTVAAPLCFPPHPALFLLTCLLWVFPTQSHSGNILVYPVDGSHWLNMDILLRELHQRGHSLTVVRSSTSWYVPEHAPHYSSVTVPVPGASSLEDPQYMAHFLKRSLEIWTRERSVLSFIELQKETINLLEEAHRGSAEMALLAMEDKQLMEKLKAANFDLMLTDPGFAGGVVLGNYLGLPIVLNVRWITNAEGHFAIAPSPLSYIPTIGSLVTDKMSFANKLKNFLHYGIALYIDYGITRPLYQGVINKFIDPNTNIYSLIQGADLWLMRVDFVFEFPRPTMPNVVYMGGFQCKPSKPLPAELEAFMQSSGEHGVVVMSLGSLLGSLLPEISEVIAAAFTLLPQKVVWRHTGEKPSTLGNNTLLANWLPQNDLLGHPKTRAFVTHGGTNGIYEAIYHGVPMLGLPLIFDQFDNMLRLQARGVAKVLEVTALKVEPMTQALTDIMDNRKHYRDNMRRMSKLHHDTPLKPMDNAIFWLEFAMRHKGTAHLRTESYKMPWYAYHNVDVLVLLLTVVVSVVLLTLMTCKVLGRALCRKKKEKLQ from the coding sequence ATGCAAGTCACTGTGGCAGCCCCACTTTGCTTCCCTCCACATCCTGCTCTCTTCCTCCTGACCTGTCTCCTGTGGGTGTTCCCAACTCAGAGCCACTCTGGCAACATCCTGGTGTACCCTGTGGACGGCAGCCATTGGCTCAACATGGACATCCTCCTGCGAGAGCTGCACCAGCGGGGGCACTCTTTAACGGTGGTCCGCTCGTCCACCAGCTGGTACGTCCCTGAACACGCCCCCCACTACTCCTCCGTCACAGTGCCGGTGCCCGGGGCCAGCAGCCTGGAGGACCCACAGTACATGGCACACTTCCTGAAGAGGAGCCTGGAGATATGGACACGAGAGCGCTCTGTTTTGTCCTTCATTGAGCTACAGAAAGAGACAATTAATTTGCTGGAGGAGGCCCATCGCGGCAGTGCTGAAATGGCCCTCTTAGCCATGGAGGACAAACAATTAATGGAGAAGCTGAAGGCAGCCAACTTTGATTTAATGTTGACTGATCCTGGATTTGCAGGAGGAGTTGTATTAGGGAATTACTTGGGTCTTCCTATTGTGCTTAACGTTCGTTGGATCACTAATGCAGAGGGACACTTTGCAATTGCACCTTCGCCCCTTTCTTACATACCAACTATCGGGTCACTGGTCACAGATAAAATGAGCTTTGCCAACAAACTGAAAAACTTCTTGCATTATGGAATTGCTCTTTATATTGATTATGGCATAACAAGACCCTTATACCAGGGTGTGATCAACAAATTCATCGATCCAAACACCAACATCTATTCTCTCATTCAAGGGGCTGACCTATGGCTGATGAGAGTGGACTTTGTGTTCGAGTTCCCACGCCCCACCATGCCCAACGTGGTCTACATGGGGGGCTTCCAGTGTAAGCCTTCTAAGCCTTTGCCCGCAGAGTTAGAGGCATTTATGCAGAGCTCGGGGGAACATGGGGTCGTGGTCATGTCTTTGGGGAGTCTGCTGGGTAGCCTCCTACCGGAGATCTCAGAGGTCATTGCTGCTGCCTTCACCCTCCTGCCTCAGAAGGTGGTGTGGAGACACACGGGAGAGAAGCCCTCTACTCTAGGCAACAACACACTGTTGGCGAACTGGCTGCCTCAGAACGACCTACTGGGCCATCCCAAAACAAGAGCCTTTGTGACACATGGGGGTACCAATGGGATCTATGAGGCCATCTACCATGGGGTTCCCATGTTAGGCCTTCCTCTCATCTTTGACCAGTTTGACAACATGCTGCGTCTACAGGCCAGGGGTGTGGCTAAGGTTCTCGAGGTGACGGCCCTAAAGGTGGAACCTATGACACAGGCACTGACAGACATCATGGACAACAGGAAGCACTATAGAGACAATATGCGCAGGATGTCAAAGCTCCACCATGATACACCTCTCAAACCAATGGACAACGCCATCTTCTGGCTAGAATTTGCCATGAGACACAAGGGTACAGCACACTTGCGCACTGAGTCCTACAAGATGCCCTGGTATGCTTACCACAATGTGGATGTGCTGGTACTTCTCCTGACTGTTGTAGTCTCTGTTGTGTTACTAACGCTAATGACTTGCAAGGTTTTAGGCAGGGCTCTTTGCcgaaagaaaaaggaaaaactgcAATAA